One segment of Streptomyces bathyalis DNA contains the following:
- a CDS encoding DUF2252 domain-containing protein, with translation MATQQTGAESRAERILEVFDSAFGELLAADPAAFQVKFRKMAASAFAFYRGTACLFYADATEDDKEEAPGRTGPFLDERTGRVWIHGDLHAENFGTYMDANGRLTFNVNDFDEAFVGPFTWDLKRFAASVALLGYSKALSDEQITALVRAYADAYRERIHLLAAGTEPAAAAPSLSLDTARGPVLMALRAARANTRFGLLDSMTEIRDWERRFSPGGGTVELDTATRSEVLEAFDAYVATLPGATRFRSDAYRVKDVVGRRGIGIGSAGLPSYNVLLEGHSDALENDLVIYMKQAQTPAVARHITDPAIHGYFRHEGHRTVISQRALQAHADPWLGWTELRGRGQLVAEVSPYAVDLDWSDLDDPAEISQVVGDLGRATATMHAAADDESGHSLVPFSTERAIDTAIAEDEEGFRQMLADFAHDYGSKTRRDHQIFVDLFRNGRIPGL, from the coding sequence ATGGCAACGCAGCAGACCGGCGCGGAATCGCGCGCCGAGCGGATCCTCGAGGTCTTCGACAGCGCCTTCGGCGAGCTGCTGGCCGCCGACCCGGCCGCCTTCCAGGTCAAGTTCCGGAAGATGGCCGCGTCCGCCTTCGCCTTCTACCGGGGGACGGCCTGCCTCTTCTACGCGGACGCCACCGAGGACGACAAGGAAGAAGCGCCCGGACGCACCGGCCCGTTCCTCGACGAGCGCACCGGCAGGGTCTGGATCCACGGCGATCTGCACGCCGAGAACTTCGGCACGTACATGGACGCCAACGGCCGCCTCACCTTCAACGTCAACGACTTCGACGAGGCTTTCGTAGGACCGTTCACCTGGGACCTGAAGCGCTTCGCCGCCTCCGTGGCGCTGCTCGGCTACAGCAAGGCCCTCAGCGACGAGCAGATCACCGCCCTCGTGCGCGCCTACGCCGACGCCTACCGCGAGCGCATCCACCTCCTGGCCGCGGGCACCGAGCCCGCCGCCGCGGCGCCCTCTCTCTCCCTCGACACCGCGCGGGGACCGGTGCTGATGGCGCTGCGCGCGGCCCGCGCCAACACCCGGTTCGGGCTGCTGGACAGCATGACCGAGATCCGCGACTGGGAGCGCCGGTTCAGCCCCGGCGGCGGAACCGTGGAGCTGGACACGGCGACCCGCTCCGAGGTGCTGGAAGCCTTCGACGCGTACGTCGCGACGCTGCCGGGCGCGACGCGTTTTCGTTCGGACGCCTACCGCGTCAAGGACGTCGTCGGGCGCCGCGGCATCGGCATCGGAAGCGCGGGACTCCCCTCGTACAACGTCCTGCTCGAGGGACACAGCGACGCCCTCGAGAACGATCTGGTGATCTACATGAAGCAGGCGCAGACCCCCGCCGTCGCCCGCCACATCACCGACCCGGCGATCCACGGCTACTTCCGGCACGAGGGGCACCGCACCGTCATCTCGCAGCGCGCCCTGCAGGCGCACGCCGACCCGTGGCTGGGCTGGACCGAGCTGCGGGGCAGGGGCCAGCTGGTCGCCGAGGTCTCGCCGTACGCCGTCGACCTCGACTGGTCGGATCTGGACGACCCGGCCGAGATCTCGCAGGTCGTCGGCGACCTCGGACGGGCGACGGCCACCATGCACGCCGCGGCGGACGACGAGAGCGGCCACTCCCTCGTGCCGTTCTCCACGGAGCGGGCCATCGACACCGCGATCGCCGAGGACGAGGAGGGCTTCCGGCAGATGCTGGCCGACTTCGCCCACGACTACGGTTCGAAGACCCGGCGCGATCACCAGATCTTCGTCGACCTCTTCCGTAACGGCCGTATCCCCGGCCTGTAG